In Salinibacterium sp. ZJ70, one DNA window encodes the following:
- a CDS encoding MerR family transcriptional regulator, giving the protein MPATSAARATGAPQLLSIGQVLARLNPEFPDLSPSKLRFLEERQLITPSRTESGYRKFSPADVERLRLVLSMQRDYYLPLKVIRTYLDELDAGREPVLPGGITVTAPSMLPAERRMSRDELIREAGANAMLLQDAVSSSLIVPAEYYGEDALAVLKSLVELQRSGIEPRHLRGFRAAAERELGLIESALIPISRRKDASSRAKAQELAREIAGQLEVVRSSLIRSALGRL; this is encoded by the coding sequence ATGCCAGCGACCTCCGCTGCCCGCGCGACGGGTGCCCCGCAGCTCTTGAGCATCGGGCAGGTGCTGGCACGACTCAACCCTGAGTTCCCCGACCTCAGCCCGTCGAAGCTGCGCTTCCTCGAGGAGCGCCAGCTCATCACGCCGAGCCGCACCGAGTCGGGCTACCGCAAGTTCTCGCCCGCTGATGTCGAGCGCCTGCGGCTCGTGCTCTCGATGCAGCGCGACTACTACCTGCCGCTCAAGGTGATCCGCACCTACCTCGACGAGCTCGACGCCGGTCGCGAGCCGGTTCTGCCCGGCGGCATCACGGTCACCGCGCCGTCGATGCTCCCCGCCGAGCGGCGGATGTCGCGCGACGAACTCATCCGCGAGGCGGGCGCGAACGCGATGCTCCTGCAGGATGCCGTCTCGTCGTCGCTCATCGTGCCGGCGGAGTACTACGGCGAGGACGCCCTCGCCGTGCTCAAGTCGCTCGTGGAGCTGCAGCGCAGTGGCATCGAGCCGCGTCACCTGCGCGGTTTCCGTGCCGCAGCGGAGCGCGAGCTCGGTCTCATCGAGTCCGCACTCATCCCGATTTCGCGTCGCAAAGACGCCTCCAGCCGCGCCAAGGCGCAGGAGCTCGCGCGCGAGATCGCGGGCCAGCTCGAGGTCGTCCGATCGAGTCTCATCCGCTCGGCACTCGGCCGCCTGTAG
- a CDS encoding MerR family transcriptional regulator has protein sequence MNEHGSAANALGSGPRYDLGLLFTDGLPDLDADAGYRGTVAARAAGISYRQLDYWARTGLVEPTVRGAAGSGSQRLYGFRDILVLKLVKRLLDTGISLQQIRTAINQLREAGVRDLAQTTLMSDGASVYLCTSDDEVIDLVSRGQGVFGIAVGKVLREVETSLVELETATVDPSDELAARRAKRAS, from the coding sequence ATGAACGAACACGGCAGCGCGGCGAACGCGCTGGGTTCAGGACCGCGCTACGACCTCGGCCTGCTCTTCACCGACGGGCTCCCCGACCTCGACGCCGACGCGGGCTACCGCGGCACCGTCGCGGCCCGCGCCGCCGGCATCAGCTACCGCCAGCTCGACTACTGGGCCCGCACCGGACTCGTCGAGCCCACCGTCCGCGGTGCGGCTGGCTCCGGTTCGCAGCGCCTCTACGGCTTCCGCGACATTCTCGTGCTCAAGCTCGTCAAGCGCCTCCTCGACACCGGCATCTCGCTGCAGCAGATCCGCACCGCCATCAACCAGCTGCGCGAGGCGGGCGTCAGAGACCTCGCCCAGACGACGCTCATGTCCGACGGCGCGAGCGTCTACCTGTGCACCTCGGACGACGAGGTCATCGACCTCGTGAGCCGCGGTCAGGGCGTCTTCGGCATCGCCGTCGGCAAGGTGCTGCGCGAGGTCGAGACGAGCCTCGTCGAGCTCGAGACCGCGACGGTCGACCCGTCCGACGAACTGGCGGCTCGCCGCGCCAAGCGCGCGAGCTGA
- a CDS encoding ParA family protein — MHVLSVSSLKGGVGKTTVTLGLASAAFARGVSTLVVDLDPQSDVSTGMDIDVAGHLNIADVLASPKEKIVRSAIAPSGWTRGRAGKIDVLIGSPSAINFDGPHPSIRDIWKLEEALAHLENEYELVLIDCAPSLNALTRTAWAASDRVAVVTEPGLFSVAAADRALRAIEEIRRGISPRLQPLGIVVNRARVQSLEHQFRIKELRDMFGPLVLAPQLPERTSLQQAQGAAKPLHVWPGEGAQEMAHNFDLLLERVLRTSRISEIQPSN, encoded by the coding sequence GTGCATGTGCTCAGCGTCAGCTCCCTCAAGGGGGGCGTGGGAAAGACCACCGTGACGCTCGGATTGGCGTCCGCGGCGTTCGCTCGAGGTGTCTCGACACTCGTGGTCGACCTCGATCCGCAGTCCGATGTGTCGACCGGCATGGATATCGACGTCGCCGGACACCTCAACATCGCCGATGTGCTCGCGTCTCCGAAGGAGAAGATCGTGCGCTCGGCGATCGCCCCGTCGGGTTGGACGCGCGGCCGCGCCGGCAAGATCGACGTTCTCATCGGGTCGCCGTCGGCGATCAACTTCGACGGACCGCACCCGTCGATCCGCGACATCTGGAAGCTCGAGGAGGCGCTCGCCCACCTCGAGAACGAGTACGAGCTCGTGCTCATCGACTGCGCGCCGAGTCTCAACGCCCTCACCCGCACCGCGTGGGCTGCATCTGATCGTGTCGCCGTCGTGACGGAGCCCGGCCTGTTCTCGGTGGCTGCCGCCGACCGCGCGCTGCGTGCCATCGAGGAGATCCGCCGCGGCATCTCGCCGCGTCTGCAGCCGCTCGGCATCGTGGTGAACCGCGCCCGCGTGCAGTCGCTCGAGCACCAGTTCCGCATCAAGGAGCTGCGCGACATGTTCGGGCCGCTCGTCCTGGCCCCTCAGCTGCCGGAGCGCACCTCGCTGCAGCAGGCGCAGGGTGCTGCGAAGCCCCTGCATGTCTGGCCCGGCGAGGGCGCGCAGGAGATGGCGCACAACTTCGATCTGCTGCTTGAGCGCGTGCTGCGCACGTCGCGCATCAGCGAGATCCAGCCCTCCAACTGA
- a CDS encoding pyruvate carboxylase, whose protein sequence is MFSKILVANRGEIAIRAFRAAYELGAKTVAVYPWEDRNSLHRQKADEAYLIGEKGHPVRAYLDVSEIIRVAKEAGADAIYPGYGFLSENPELAQAAAENGITFIGPGSDVLEMAGNKVTAKERAIAAGVPVLKSTPATTDIDELVRGADEIGFPVFAKAVAGGGGRGMRRVDTREELRPALEAAMREADSAFGDPTMFVEQAVVRPRHIEVQILADGTGETVHLFERDCSVQRRHQKVIEIAPAPNLDEATRQALYRDAIAFAKSIGYVNAGTVEFLLDTAGERAGQHVFIEMNPRIQVEHTVTEEVTDVDLVQSQMLIASGSTLAELGLAQEQIHLRGAALQCRITTEDPSQGFRPDTGKITTYRSPGGGGVRLDGGTIAAGAQISPHFDSMLAKMTCRGRDFPAAVARARRGLAEFRIRGVATNIPFLQAVLDDPAFVAGDVATSFIEERPELLTGRVSRDRGTKILNWLADVTVNQPNGDGGAAIDPATKLPVVDLTLPAPNGSRQRLLELGPVGFAAALREQKALAVTDTTFRDAHQSLLATRVRTKDLVAVMPHVARLTPELLSVEAWGGATYDVALRFLGEDPWERLAKMREALPNVAIQMLLRGRNTVGYTPYPTEVTEAFVREAAATGVDIFRIFDALNDVDQMRPAIDAVLATGSTVAEVALCYTGDLLDPAEDLYTLDYYLRLAEQIVDAGAHILAIKDMAGLLRAGAAEKLVAALRERFDLPVHVHTHDTAGGQLATLLAAARAGADAVDAASAPMAGTTSQPSLSALIAATAHTDLDTGISLDAASDLEPYWEAVRRAYKPFESGLPGPTGRVYRHEIPGGQLSNLRQQAIALGLGDQFEKVEDWYAAANRILGRPTKVTPSSKVVGDLALQLAATNADPLDFEQNPDKYDIPDSVIGFMAGELGDLPGGWPEPFRTKVLAGRTVKIGVEDISAEDRAALEGDDSDARRATLNRLLFAAPTRQYLEVREQYGDLSNLDTIDYLYGLKQGIEHTVHIGPGVSLFVGLEAIGEADDKGMRTVMATLNGQLRPVFVRDRSISVQVAAAEKADTSKPGHVAAPFSGVVTLKVGEGDAIEVGQPVATIEAMKMEAAITSPVAGRIVRLAIPSTQQVDAGDLLVVVE, encoded by the coding sequence ATGTTCTCGAAGATCCTGGTCGCCAACCGTGGAGAGATCGCAATTCGTGCCTTCCGAGCGGCCTATGAGCTGGGCGCGAAGACGGTCGCTGTGTACCCCTGGGAGGACCGCAACTCGCTCCACCGCCAGAAGGCGGACGAGGCGTACCTCATCGGCGAGAAGGGTCACCCGGTGCGGGCGTACCTCGACGTCTCGGAGATCATCCGCGTCGCCAAGGAAGCTGGCGCAGACGCGATCTACCCCGGCTACGGATTCCTGTCCGAGAACCCCGAACTCGCCCAGGCTGCCGCTGAGAACGGCATCACGTTCATCGGCCCCGGCAGCGATGTGCTCGAGATGGCGGGCAACAAGGTCACGGCGAAGGAGCGCGCGATCGCCGCGGGCGTCCCCGTGCTCAAGTCCACCCCGGCGACGACCGACATCGACGAGCTGGTCCGCGGTGCGGATGAGATCGGCTTCCCGGTCTTCGCGAAGGCCGTCGCCGGCGGCGGCGGCCGCGGCATGCGCCGCGTCGACACGCGCGAGGAGCTGCGTCCCGCACTCGAGGCGGCGATGCGCGAAGCCGACAGCGCCTTCGGCGACCCGACGATGTTCGTCGAGCAGGCGGTCGTGCGTCCGCGTCACATCGAGGTGCAGATCCTCGCCGACGGCACGGGCGAGACGGTGCACCTGTTCGAGCGCGACTGCTCGGTGCAGCGCCGCCACCAGAAGGTCATCGAGATCGCCCCCGCGCCGAACCTCGACGAGGCGACCCGCCAGGCCCTCTACCGCGATGCCATCGCGTTCGCGAAGTCGATCGGCTACGTCAACGCCGGCACGGTCGAGTTCCTCCTCGACACGGCGGGTGAGCGCGCTGGCCAGCACGTGTTCATCGAGATGAACCCGCGCATCCAGGTCGAGCACACGGTGACCGAGGAGGTCACGGATGTCGACCTGGTGCAGTCGCAGATGCTCATCGCGTCGGGCTCGACGCTCGCCGAACTGGGGCTCGCGCAGGAGCAGATCCACCTGCGCGGTGCCGCTCTGCAGTGCCGCATCACCACGGAGGACCCGTCGCAGGGCTTCCGCCCCGACACCGGCAAGATCACGACCTACCGCTCGCCGGGTGGAGGCGGCGTGCGACTGGACGGCGGAACGATCGCCGCGGGTGCGCAGATCAGCCCTCACTTCGACTCGATGCTCGCCAAGATGACGTGCCGTGGCCGCGACTTCCCGGCCGCCGTCGCGCGCGCCCGTCGCGGACTCGCCGAGTTCCGCATCCGCGGCGTCGCCACGAACATCCCGTTCCTGCAGGCCGTTCTCGATGACCCCGCGTTCGTCGCGGGAGACGTGGCCACCTCGTTCATCGAGGAGCGCCCCGAGCTGCTCACCGGCCGCGTGTCCCGCGACCGTGGCACGAAGATCCTCAACTGGCTCGCGGATGTCACCGTCAACCAGCCGAACGGCGACGGGGGAGCGGCGATCGATCCCGCGACCAAGCTGCCCGTGGTCGACCTCACCCTGCCTGCCCCGAACGGCTCGCGTCAGCGTCTGCTCGAGCTCGGCCCCGTCGGCTTCGCGGCCGCCCTGCGCGAGCAGAAGGCCCTCGCCGTCACCGACACGACCTTCCGTGACGCCCACCAGTCGCTTCTGGCGACGCGTGTGCGCACCAAGGACCTCGTGGCCGTCATGCCGCACGTCGCGCGTCTCACGCCCGAGCTGCTCTCTGTCGAGGCCTGGGGCGGCGCGACGTACGACGTCGCACTGCGGTTCCTCGGCGAAGACCCGTGGGAGCGTCTCGCGAAGATGCGCGAGGCTCTGCCGAACGTGGCCATCCAGATGCTCCTGCGCGGGCGCAACACGGTCGGCTACACGCCGTACCCGACCGAGGTGACCGAGGCCTTCGTGCGGGAGGCCGCGGCGACCGGCGTCGACATCTTCCGCATCTTCGACGCGCTCAACGATGTCGACCAGATGCGTCCCGCGATCGACGCCGTGCTCGCCACCGGGTCGACCGTCGCCGAGGTGGCGCTCTGCTACACGGGCGACCTGCTCGACCCCGCCGAGGACCTCTACACGCTCGACTACTACCTCCGCCTCGCGGAGCAGATCGTCGACGCGGGTGCGCACATCCTCGCGATCAAGGACATGGCGGGCCTGCTGCGCGCAGGCGCGGCTGAGAAGCTCGTCGCGGCCCTCCGTGAGCGCTTCGACCTCCCCGTCCACGTGCACACGCACGACACCGCGGGCGGCCAGCTCGCGACCCTCCTCGCGGCGGCCCGTGCGGGCGCCGACGCGGTCGATGCCGCCAGCGCCCCGATGGCCGGAACCACGAGCCAGCCGTCGCTCTCGGCGCTCATCGCCGCCACCGCGCACACCGATCTCGACACCGGCATCTCGCTCGACGCAGCGAGCGACCTCGAGCCGTACTGGGAGGCTGTGCGCCGCGCCTACAAGCCGTTCGAGTCGGGCCTGCCCGGCCCCACCGGTCGCGTGTACCGCCACGAGATTCCGGGCGGTCAGCTGTCGAATCTGCGTCAGCAGGCGATCGCGCTCGGGCTCGGCGACCAGTTCGAGAAGGTGGAGGACTGGTACGCCGCGGCGAACCGCATCCTCGGCCGCCCCACGAAGGTCACGCCCTCGTCGAAGGTCGTCGGCGACCTCGCTCTGCAGCTCGCGGCGACGAACGCTGACCCGCTCGACTTCGAGCAGAACCCTGACAAGTACGACATCCCGGACTCGGTGATCGGCTTCATGGCGGGCGAGCTCGGCGACCTGCCGGGTGGCTGGCCGGAGCCTTTCCGCACGAAGGTGCTCGCGGGACGCACGGTGAAGATCGGTGTGGAGGACATCTCCGCCGAAGATCGTGCCGCGCTCGAAGGCGACGACTCCGATGCCCGTCGCGCCACGCTCAACCGCCTCCTGTTCGCGGCGCCGACGCGTCAGTACCTCGAGGTGCGCGAGCAGTACGGCGACCTGTCCAACCTCGACACCATCGACTACCTGTACGGCCTGAAGCAGGGCATCGAGCACACCGTTCACATCGGCCCCGGTGTCAGCCTCTTCGTGGGTCTCGAGGCGATCGGCGAGGCCGACGACAAGGGCATGCGCACTGTCATGGCGACCCTCAACGGCCAGCTTCGCCCCGTGTTCGTGCGCGACCGCAGCATCTCGGTGCAGGTGGCAGCCGCCGAGAAGGCGGACACCTCCAAGCCCGGCCATGTCGCGGCGCCGTTCTCGGGTGTCGTGACGCTCAAGGTCGGCGAAGGCGACGCCATCGAGGTCGGCCAGCCGGTCGCGACGATCGAGGCGATGAAGATGGAGGCAGCGATCACGTCGCCTGTCGCCGGTCGCATCGTGCGCCTCGCAATCCCTTCCACGCAGCAGGTGGACGCCGGGGATCTGCTCGTCGTCGTCGAGTAG